Within Anopheles nili chromosome 3, idAnoNiliSN_F5_01, whole genome shotgun sequence, the genomic segment CGAGAATTGTTCCCGAATCGTAAATGTGGTTTTGTGGCTTTGCACGTTGCAAGTGATCAGCCCTTTCCAGGAAGTAAATATTTATCTACAGCACCACGGTAACGCTTCAACTGCGACACTTATTTCTAAGGACACGAAAATTGCCTTCGCAAAGACGCATTTTCGCCGAAACGCGCTTTAGGACCCATTTTTCGGAGCTAAACACGCCAATTATGGTTTGCCCGGGCCATTCTCAATCGCTTGGGGCGTCTTTCGGTGATCGGTCGAGAGAATCACCTCTTACTTGTAGCCATATGGCAGATGGTATGGCGTGCAGACTGGTAAACAAGATGCGCCCGCATTATGAACTATATTATGGGTATAATGCGCCACAATACACTGCCGAAGTAAGGGCGCATAGCAATTGATAGGCTAATGATTGTTATTAACTGCGAGTAATGGATACACATGTAAGTATCAAAAAGGAATCTGCATTCAGCGATCCGCACGTCTTGTTTGCTGGTTTACAATTTAGACGTAGTGTTGATAATTCCTTTTCAGGACTCAAACTGGGGTGTAATTGGTTGTCATGAAATCGCGAACTTAAGAGCAAGCAAAAGGATAATAACAAAGGGAATATCAAAAGAGAACTttaaacgaaaatgaaatgcTTCATGCTCGCGGaacatttcatgaaatatttcataaaaatttgaattgtCTATTTCTCGAATCTAGCTAAAATATTCAAGGAGTATACTTGAAACATCTGAGCCGATATACTGGAAATGTAAAATCCCAGCTATTGTCCTCCAGTTTCGATAAATCTGCGTCGATTGTACAAGCGATTTTCAAGTCGTTTGTCGGATTGCATGTGGTACCGGGCTCGAACACTAAGAGTTAAAAGTAAAGTGACATCTAAATAACTTTTTTGGTTGGCATATATTCATCtgattgctgtttttttactaCCCTGGTGTTCCTGTTTTATTGGAGGTCATATTCTTTTCGATCTACAAGAAGAAATGTTTCAGGAAATAACCCTATTTAAGCCCTTGTGTAACAGCATTCTTTTGCATCTGATAAATATTGCGCCTGAAAGTATGTAATTAAAAGCTTCTGTAAACTCGTATCAAAGCACAGGAGGTATCGTGAACACACTATAATCTGGCACGTAAACTCACCACTTTGGCAGTTCCAGGACACATTCCAGTTCGTTATAATTAACATTGAATCATAATATAGCTCTACGCTTTAAGAATTCGTGCAATCATAGCTATGTCTCTTTGATATTTACTAGTTTTTTATTATGCTCTTGGAACAGAGCAGCTTGGAGtgatttttaagaattttattttcaaaatgagGACAAATAGGATTGGTGTTTTGATATTAAAGTCAAAAGGCCATACCATTAGCTccaagataaaaaaatatgatttacaaaataattgaacattttctctcatttttatCCCTACTAACAACGGGTAATATTTTGTGATGATTTCGAATGTATGTCTGTATGGTTTAATGTTACCTTGTTACGTCGAGAGAGTTttggaccatttttttttcatttggaaTTATATTTCCTCCAAAACCATCATATATTTGATGATATATATGTTATTTACagtattagaaaaaaaaaaatctatgttGAAGAAGTAATTGATGTTCTACGTGAGCAAAAAAGTTGctttttcattaatttcatCTTTAAGGACTTTTAACTTTTAAAATAACGAACTTGACAAAATTGTATTAATTTGCAGATATAAACTTGATCCTATGAAACTTATGAAACTTGTAAATTATGAAGCTTTGAAATTATTATATACATCTTTTGACTGATACATGTACGTTGTGGCATATTGTATAAAATTTAAGCAGCTTCTAGTGTGATAGCTACTCCTGTCGTACCAACGAGGACAATCTTAATCGAGTGACCATTAATATTGATTGTTTTCTGTACAGTTATTAAGCAGTGCACGAAATTCTGTTCCTCTATGAATGTGGAGATTCTGACGCAGGAGGTGCATTTTTCAGGAACACTGCAATAAGCCCCCGCGGTGCCGTTACTGCGGTGTTTCGCACAAATACCGGTTTCGTTGTATGCCTGATATAGTTCGATGCAGACACGCTTGCGCGAGTTAACAATTGTCGCCACAGCCATTTGCCCAGACGTACCCAGCTATATGAAAGCTACCTAAAGAATAGGCTTTCTCCTGCATAAACAACCGATCATCTAGACAGCGACATCAGAAACTAGCCTTATAATCGTTACCATCGCACATATGTATCCGTTAACCAGTGTAGAAATTCCCCGATAAACCGCCAAACGGGACCTGAGGAAGAGCTGGAATTATCTTAGCCTGTAATTCttgtatgatatttaaatcaAGCCTTAGATGACGTACATAATTTAAATACTACACTATGCTATGGCTATGCTGCCTTGTGTGATATGGTGAGTTTTTATTACAAACACTCAATAAGAAAGAAATAATCAAATCTGAAGCACAGAAACTATAAGTTCTTTCACGGATccttatttaaaaaaaaaacaatactaCCTCATATTGATCATTTGTAGGGtgcaaacattaaaaatgCCTTGCCCGGTCAGACGATGCCCATTCACCAGCGTTGCTTGCATGCGAACCCGAACTCCCACTAGTCACATTCAGTCGCCGTTCATCGCTTACAGCGCGTACATATCTTCCGTTCGTTCTTAtctgtttgtttatgttttcgttcctttcaaaagaagggttttttttaaagctctCCCCGTATCTCTCATGTGCAGGTGAATTAATCAACGGTTTCGTCTCCAAACCAAGATGGCTCGTCATCGTATTCGTGATTGACAAAAACGATCGCAACAGCGCTGGTGAGGTGACCGATAATGCAGTGTTTAAATAGACGTTAGCCGTAGTTTACCATGATAAAACCGAAGTCGTCGCCATCGCAGCATTAGCGGCCGAGTTTGACATTCAATCGACGACCAAGCTACCGTATTCTACGAGCCGCAGGCTGATGATACATCTCCAAAGCCTTTCTATCGTCAACATACAATATGATCTCTGATTTCAATCTTCCCACGACTCACAAAACGTGTCTCGTTACTACGGCATGTATACTGCCGGAATGTATACTCCCCAGTCTTCTGAATCAACCATTCGTCTCGTTTTTGTGCGATTCCTCATCAAGAAATAAGGTGAACGTATAGGTCTTATCGCAAAGAGCAACACTATCGCCCGATCCTCACGTAGGTGATGTTGGAAGAGGAGTGCATCGATCAAAGCGCGTCATCGCAGCGCAGGACACTGGCTTGtaagaagaaataaatcacACCTTACGTTAAAAGCGATCCAGCCAACAACTTGTCTACCATTCCTGCTTTTTTGTATGGTCAATAACATCTGAAATACTTTAAGTATTTTTTGCCGAAAATCTCAATCGCCCTATCACTTCTGTGCGTCTTCACTCTGCTCACTATCAGCTTCTAGTGGAACGGGCATCACAATCCAGCTCACCTCGCTTCGTAGTCGTACCGTCACATGCATCTTCTCTAGCTTTTCCGTTCAACTAGCAGGGAAATGCACCgctcgagaaaaagaaacaatcgtACTCGGTCACCAACACAACCGGCAGAAGCTCGTTGAAGGGTTTCTAACATTCGCGAGAACAACACTAGACGCACACACCGACAAAGGGCAGTACCATTGCGACCCGAACCTCGCAGTAGATTGATAAGCTAGCTGAAGAGAGTGACTCGATCGACGCATAGAGGCAAATCAATTCGCGTTCGCGAGCATCACAGAAAACAGTATCACCTCGTGCAGTGAGGCGTCCTTTGAGGCCCAATCGCGTGGAGTTTCAACATTACGGTAGCGATGGGGCGATCACTTCCTTGGACATCCTTAGTGATAGGATCGGTGATCGTGCTTGCCAACACAGGTGATCACAGGTGCTTTATTGGACacgcaacgaaacaaaccacCAACGTGTAATAACTCCCTTGCAGCTTCCCTTCCAATCGAGATGGATCAAATGGATGAGATGGAGCAGTTCGGGATGGTTGGATGTAACCATGCCGTCACGGTGACTGTTCTGCCGATGCCTGGTTTCACCGTAAGCCCTCAACCACCGCGAGTAAACTCCAATGCGGAACCATCGGAAGAATCGAACGAAAGTGATAGCTCGTCTAGGGAAAGCTCAACCACACACGAACCGGAGCAAGTTGATCAGTGAATAAATCAATGCCCTTTATTACGAAGCAACTACAGCACTATCAGTTGATCGTTGAAGTGTCGTGGAGCCGCAGGTGGGCCACGTCCATAAACAGGTTCCAAGTACTCGACCGAGTCCGTGAGCAGCAGCTCCTTGGGAATGAAACCACTGCGAGCGTACTGGCGAATACAACAGGAAGAGAGCATGAGAGGTTGATCTTCGATATGTGACGCACTAGTCTTACCATGAAAACATTCGGCAGCTCGAGGTTGTCCGTGTCGGCCACCGTGAATACGAGTTGATCGTTGTTCACTTGCGATCTTCTCGTGGAAGTTGCCGGACGGCTAGTGGTCACGATGGCCGGAGTAAACACCGGTAGATCAATAGTAATCGGGCTAGTTGATGGTGGTTCGGGCGTTGTTTGCCACCACCAGATATTGGGAACGGTTTCGGAAACGGGATCTTGTTGAGGAGATGCTAAATCCACCGATGGCTGCTCCGTCGTAGTCGATGGAAACGGTGGGATCCAGAGCATTTTCGACACCTTCTCATTGATGCCGTTCAGCAGCTCGCGCTTCTTCTCGTACACGGTTTGCTTAAAGTTGGCGACCTTGCTGTTGAAATGTGCAACGAAAAAGAGTGCTTCTTTACAGGTCTTGGTTGgggaaatcgaacaaaacaagcaTTACCCTAGCAGTCCGCCTCCGTCCTGATTTCCAAAGGCTAATAATGGAGCTGCAGAGGAAGAGTAGTACGATTGAAAGAAAACCGAAGCTCAAACGATCGAAATCGCATAAACTTACACGCGGCACTACTGCCCAGGACGATCGCTACCACAAACACCGGCGTTAGATTCATTATCACACGCGTGCCACAGGAACGTACtccaattcgatttgcgttcAATACACGACTGATCAGCACCCTTCTGAGCCTCAGCACACAGCTAACTGACCTAGTTATCAGTTGGcgcgaaaaaaataaaacaacaagcaCTCGCAAATGTTTGGGTAAAGGAGGCACATTTCTAGCACGTCAAAGTTTCGCAGTTGCGCTTATCTACAGCGGCCAGTGGCTTTCATGGAAGGACGTGACCGTGCAAAGGCCACCCGAGTTCAGCATCATGATGCGTAGGATCAAGGATGCGAAGGATCAAGGATGCGGAAGTGCATCGACAAATACCGAGAAGAGGATGTGCACAATCGGCACTCGAACAACTGAGCTGCCAATACAAGATAAGCCTTTAAGTACAACAGAGAACAGAGTTGAGGAAATAATTCGTTCAATTATCAGCTTTAGCTAGAAGATCTTTCATACTCTTGGGCTACACAAGCAACAAGCCAAGACTCCGATATCCTAGCGATCCCTCATTAAAAACGATACTGTTGGCACTGTTTGCCAGTGAATGTCGCTATAAACGATAATGAATGTCGACTCGTTTCGACATGCAgaagtatatatatacataagaGGATAATGCGAAGATAATCAAGAAACCCTTGTGCACGTCTGAAGAGCTCCGGCATTATGTTATGATAGTTTATCTGGTTCTAATATAAAGGGCATTCAGTTCAATGCTACAGTTGTCAGTTCAACAAGAACGCTCGCACTTTATTCCTTGAAGGTCTTAGAAGCTACATAAATTAATGCTTAACAAACTCAACGCTCGCCACCTCACGTGGTGTGCAGACTGTACGTGCTGACCTTGCCATCGTCCTCCAGGGTCGTGGTGGCCGCCTTGTATCCCGTCGTTTTGCCGTTGATGTtgtgcttttcgctttccgccGTCGAGAGCATGCTGTACGTCTTCGGTTTGCCATCATCGCCATACTGAAAACGAAAGCCTCCATTTAGTCAGCTGACGTGCGGACTTACAAAATGGACAAAATTTCTGGGTACTTACGCGCTGTTCCGAGGCCCACTTGGAGCTGCTAGACCAGGACTTGGTGCGTTGGTAGCCACCTGGCATCGTGCCCAATCCATCCGACTCCGCGTTACCTCCAAAACGGGAGTCCGTCTCGAAGGTGCCACTACCGGCCACGGCTCCATTGTGCACGTTGTGTGCCTGCTGACGCGCCAACGACTCCGATTCGCTCATGATGTCCTGCAGATCCGTATAGGAACCGTACCCACCAGCAGTTCCTCGAGAAGCCCCAAACTGCCGCCCAAACTCGTCGTTCGTGATGGGATAGTGCACGAAACCGCCACCAGAACCGGCCTTATAGCGGCTGTTGTGTGACGAGCTGGATGCCGTGTTTGAGTAGGACGTGGATCCAGCTGGTGCGTAATAGACTGGCCCCGTAGCACCTGCGAGAGTGCTAGAGCGTTGTTCCGACGCCGACGAAGCGTACCGATTGGACGTCGAAGAAGCCGCCACTGGGCTTGGTTGAGCTTGAGCGAGTCGGTGCTGAGATTCTGAGGCGCTTTCGTACTTCGAGGAAGAGACAGAACCTCCTGCGGGAGCTACTGTCACGTACGTCGGTGAGCTGTGATACGTCTGCTGTCGTCGTTGCGAATCAGCCACTGTACTGTACCGGTTGGTGGAACCGGTATTCGGAACGTACGAACCAGCACGGACGTACGTGTTCTGATGTTCACGGCGTTGCGAGgaagaggatgatgatgatgtcgaACCAGTCGAAACGGGCAGACGGACGGATTGCTCTGTCGTGGAACCATCGACTTCATCCTCGAAGACTTCCTGATCGTGGTGCGACTCTCGCTCCTGGTGATCGAAGGTACCACGCACCGGGTACAGATCCGGTTGACGTTGGACGGTCTGCACGGATTCGGATCGCTGTTGCGATCGCTGTTCGTTAACCCGCTCCGAATGTACCGGTTGAACAGGGGCTAAGTTCAACACTCTTCCAGTCGACTCGAAGGATGACGCTTCGTCAACGCGCGATCGTGACGGTGCGTAGTGAATCGAGGAACCAATCGGTTTGGAGGAGTACAGTACGTACGTATTACCCGTGCCCGCGGACGATGACGGATAGTTTAGGTACTGATAGTCCTGCTGAGCGGACACGTACCGTCTGGAAGTGTCACTGTTTGCCACCGGATAGGTGACCGGTTGGACATGCTGCTGTTCGTTCGACGCTGCCGAGAAGCTTGAGCGAGTGTTGAAGTTGTTCGCACTGGAAGCTGGTCCGTAGACCAGAACTGGTGCCGCAccaccactgctgctgctgctatgcTGTCGAGATGAAGATGAGCTGGTGTAACTTGAACGCGTCCCTGCCGAAGATGCTACCGGGTAAACGACGGGAGCTGGAGCATGAATGTTCTGCATCGACGATTCGGACATGCGCGATGAGCTGGAGGAGTACTTCTGTGAAGATCCGGCCGTTGATCCGGCTCCGGTAGATGTGAATCCAACAATGCCTTGTCCGATAGTTTCTGCGTCAGTGGATGCTTCCGCACCGTACGTACTATAGCAGAGTTTTCCACAAGGTGTAGCGGAAGTTCCAGAGTTAGCCACTAACGCGGCTGACTGATGCAAACGATCGGCGGCAGCCTTCCGAGCGGCGTTCACCGACGCCTCATGCTGGGAGTAGTGTCTGGATGGAATTTGCAAAAGAACAGCAAATGGGAGTAGTGAGATTGGGAACCATCGCACGAGGTGTCTTTCATCCGTGAAATACCGTGAGGGGAAACCGTGTGCTTCCTTTCCATTCCATACTTACATTCCGGTAACGGCGGCACTTTAGTGGAGTGTAATTACCAGAAGGGCAGAACCGAGGCATGCAGTAAAAAGCGTTCCCGTTTGCATGAGATATACAAGGATCGCGAGGTAAGAGTGCCATCAAGGCGTAACAGAAAAATAACAAGTTAGAATCGTTCGATAGCAAATAGGAGGCTTAATGCTTACAGCTAGTGCTAGATACGAGTAGAGAGCAAGAACTTACTTATTGTGCACTGATATGTCCTCATTCCACGATGCGATACCTGGGGAAAGATAAACCAAAAAGAAGCGAATAAATCACCGATGAACCGATGTGCCTCGGTTTTTGGGTAGCTTCTGCCAAGCGCTAAATGCACCAATCTAGAACATGGATGCTTCTAGAAAGCACCGACCGGCGGTGCACGACCTGCGTGCGataagacgacgacgactgaTTTCATTCCTGCCGTTTAATCGTGAACCTCGGTCCACGCGGCACTGTTTAATGCTGATGAAACCAGAGGAACAGTGGAAAACTATCACAGTTTTACATGAATTTTAAGCCTTTTTTTAGGTTTTAAAAACTAAAAACGATCGTGCTTTTCTAGCTCAAAAGATCGGTGCACACTACCACTAACACTAGCATCCTGGCACTGATATCCGAGTTGAATTCCCGCTAAAGGAACCTTATTTACCTGCGTTACTGCATCCAACTAGCAGGGCGAAAAACACTGCACTTTTCCACATTTTGCTTTGTTACACTAAAACTAGCTCGAGGTGTACACTAGTGATCTCActttattttcacaaaaaaataatatcaaaatCAAACGGGTCTACCGTCTCGAAATCACGATGTCTGCGGGCTCCAATTGATGCTCCAATTTGTTCCTCTGCTCTGTTGAGCTGCTGGGCAgggaatgaaacatttatagACGCGCTCCT encodes:
- the LOC128724102 gene encoding uncharacterized protein LOC128724102 produces the protein MNLTPVFVVAIVLGSSAASPLLAFGNQDGGGLLGKVANFKQTVYEKKRELLNGINEKVSKMLWIPPFPSTTTEQPSVDLASPQQDPVSETVPNIWWWQTTPEPPSTSPITIDLPVFTPAIVTTSRPATSTRRSQVNNDQLVFTVADTDNLELPNVFMYARSGFIPKELLLTDSVEYLEPVYGRGPPAAPRHFNDQLIVL
- the LOC128722924 gene encoding serine-rich adhesin for platelets, whose amino-acid sequence is MWKSAVFFALLVGCSNAGIASWNEDISVHNNAAVTGIHYSQHEASVNAARKAAADRLHQSAALVANSGTSATPCGKLCYSTYGAEASTDAETIGQGIVGFTSTGAGSTAGSSQKYSSSSSRMSESSMQNIHAPAPVVYPVASSAGTRSSYTSSSSSRQHSSSSSGGAAPVLVYGPASSANNFNTRSSFSAASNEQQHVQPVTYPVANSDTSRRYVSAQQDYQYLNYPSSSAGTGNTYVLYSSKPIGSSIHYAPSRSRVDEASSFESTGRVLNLAPVQPVHSERVNEQRSQQRSESVQTVQRQPDLYPVRGTFDHQERESHHDQEVFEDEVDGSTTEQSVRLPVSTGSTSSSSSSSQRREHQNTYVRAGSYVPNTGSTNRYSTVADSQRRQQTYHSSPTYVTVAPAGGSVSSSKYESASESQHRLAQAQPSPVAASSTSNRYASSASEQRSSTLAGATGPVYYAPAGSTSYSNTASSSSHNSRYKAGSGGGFVHYPITNDEFGRQFGASRGTAGGYGSYTDLQDIMSESESLARQQAHNVHNGAVAGSGTFETDSRFGGNAESDGLGTMPGGYQRTKSWSSSSKWASEQRYGDDGKPKTYSMLSTAESEKHNINGKTTGYKAATTTLEDDGKVSTYSLHTT